In a genomic window of Thermosynechococcus sp. CL-1:
- a CDS encoding NAD-dependent epimerase/dehydratase family protein: MRVLVIGGDGYCGWATALYLSNRGHDVAILDSLIRRHWDAELCVETLTPIAPIQHRLQRWQDLTGKKIGLYIGDICNYHFLERAMLEFQPEAIVHFGEQRSAPYSMIDREHAVLTQVNNVVGTLNLLYAIHTHNPDCHLVKLGTMGEYGTPNIDIEEGYITIEHNGRKDTLPYPKQPGSFYHLSKVHDSHNIHFACRIWGLRATDLNQGVVYGVLTEETGMDELLINRLDYDGIFGTALNRFCIQAAIGHPLTVYGKGGQTRGFLDIRDTVRCIELAVNNPAAPGEFRVLNQFTEQFSVGDLAHKVQEAGKALGLKVEIQHLENPRVEKEEHYFNAKNTKLLDLGLQPHYLSDSLLDSLLNFAIKYKDRVDVNHILPKVKWRA, from the coding sequence ATGAGAGTCCTCGTAATTGGCGGTGATGGTTATTGCGGCTGGGCGACAGCCCTGTACCTTTCAAATCGTGGCCATGATGTGGCGATTTTGGATAGCCTCATTCGGCGTCATTGGGATGCTGAACTCTGTGTCGAAACCCTCACGCCGATCGCCCCCATTCAGCACCGTCTGCAACGCTGGCAGGATCTCACTGGCAAAAAGATTGGCCTTTATATTGGCGATATTTGTAACTATCACTTCCTTGAGCGCGCCATGCTGGAGTTTCAGCCCGAGGCGATCGTCCACTTTGGCGAACAGCGCTCCGCCCCCTACTCCATGATTGATCGGGAACACGCCGTCCTCACCCAAGTCAATAACGTGGTCGGCACCCTCAACCTACTGTACGCTATCCATACCCACAACCCTGACTGCCACCTTGTAAAACTGGGCACCATGGGTGAATACGGCACTCCTAACATTGACATTGAAGAGGGCTACATCACCATTGAGCACAATGGTCGCAAAGATACATTGCCCTATCCCAAGCAGCCCGGTAGCTTCTATCACCTCAGTAAAGTTCACGATAGCCACAACATTCACTTTGCTTGCCGCATTTGGGGCTTGCGTGCCACCGATTTGAACCAAGGGGTAGTCTATGGCGTGCTCACCGAAGAAACGGGCATGGATGAATTGCTGATCAACCGCCTTGACTACGACGGTATCTTTGGCACCGCCCTCAATCGCTTCTGTATTCAAGCTGCCATTGGTCATCCCCTGACGGTCTATGGCAAGGGGGGGCAAACTCGCGGCTTCTTGGATATTCGCGATACCGTGCGTTGTATCGAATTGGCCGTTAACAACCCCGCCGCACCGGGTGAATTCCGCGTCCTCAACCAGTTTACAGAACAGTTTAGTGTGGGCGACCTTGCCCACAAAGTTCAAGAAGCGGGTAAAGCCCTCGGCCTCAAGGTGGAAATCCAGCACCTCGAAAACCCCCGTGTTGAAAAAGAAGAGCACTACTTCAACGCCAAAAACACCAAATTGCTGGATCTGGGACTGCAACCCCACTACCTGTCGGATTCGCTCCTTGACTCCCTGCTGAACTTTGCCATCAAATACAAAGACCGAGTGGATGTCAATCACATTCTCCCGAAAGTGAAATGGCGCGCCTAA